Proteins co-encoded in one Caldalkalibacillus salinus genomic window:
- a CDS encoding DUF2553 family protein, whose translation MNQEQIKNNDNQPLDPPNDPAVQQSLYEPSAEEARRMKVDISSKVAGHIHEGKIVFEVDDMEIGQMGLTSEDGSIELHEGYGIEDGKIYQIQVEGQEEDHYVEGCNMGWC comes from the coding sequence ATGAATCAGGAACAAATTAAAAACAACGACAACCAGCCACTTGACCCACCTAACGATCCGGCAGTACAACAATCCCTGTATGAGCCTTCAGCAGAAGAGGCTAGAAGAATGAAGGTGGATATATCGAGTAAAGTAGCAGGGCACATCCATGAAGGTAAGATCGTTTTTGAAGTGGATGACATGGAGATTGGACAAATGGGGTTAACTTCGGAGGATGGGTCAATCGAATTACATGAAGGCTACGGAATAGAAGATGGGAAGATATATCAAATTCAAGTGGAAGGCCAAGAAGAAGACCATTATGTTGAAGGTTGCAATATGGGTTGGTGTTAG